In Cryptomeria japonica chromosome 5, Sugi_1.0, whole genome shotgun sequence, the genomic window TAGGGGGAAAATGAGTGAGTGAAGTTCTTATTTATATGTCTTGCATAACATTTGATCATTTATGGAGAGTAATTAGAAAGGCTAATGTATGAGAAAACTTGAGAGGGTAGAACCTAAAATTAATGCATGGATTGATGAGAtagaagaataaaggtgtaatgatttgagaaaaaaaaaaaaaaaaattatttgtgatAGGAAACCacataaattatttgaatttgttTAATTTTGAAACGAAGTGTTagcttattaaataattatttagaaTTATTAGATATAAGAGAAATCAATTTAATTAGTGTCGGAAGTaaaatggtgaataaattaaataataaagattatttaatttttataagaaAAGAGTTGGAGGTTTGACTCAATTGACGAGAGATTCCTATAATAGACAGGGGGTCATGAGATTTAGTGAAAATGTTGCTCATAACCTTAATAGACAAAACCTTCCCTTGATATTAATATTGTCAATTTAATAGTTATTTCTTATATGAGATAATAATAGAGTTGATTGATTCACATGATCCATAACTTTTCTTTAAATACATATTTTAAATACTCTTAACACTTCATTTTAATATATGATctcttattttaaaataatataaatattaaattagcTTCTCATATTCAAGTGCTTACATTTATTTACTTCCACCTTAGAATTATACATTTATTTCTCCATTAGATGCTTCGCGTGAGATCCATCCGGTACATGAtaatgattcctcttttggacaaaTCCTTATAAAGTTCATTTGGATTCATCATTGTGCTCAGCATATCCAGACACAAGGAATCCTGATTCATGTTTCTACTTAGATTCTGCTCAGCAAATTTTTGTACTTAGtggaattaaaataaaataattcatgtTTTACCAAATTGATAGCTTATATTTTATTTTTGGGCAGATGATGTTTGAAGGGTATAATAGTTATCTTTTCTTAGATTTTATAGctcttaaatttaatttataataatgATAAAATAGTGTAAGTTgtttgtttttggaattttttcttttaatgttttttttgttgtaggttcttgtatcttgtgttttcatgttttatGGTAGGTTTAtgggcaccgataggaaagaatgGCCAAGAAAACTTCCGGTTTTGTTCCGGGCTTAATCAGTCCAAAAACCATACAATCTCGTATTTTTACCAAATCTGATTAGACAGACATAttttgatttcatattgttttcactctttttaatatacaagatttcaaaatttcttataaaaataattataatataagaaGATTCCATTCACTGAAACAGCATCCCAATAATGAAAATTTGGTTTTTTCTGGGGGGTTGGACTAAGGGCAATATAAGTACTTCAGAAATCCTCTGTATTCAACATTTATACAGAGAGAAAGACATGGCCGTCATAGAAGATTTCGCAGTGCATTTTTTGACAGCCATCCTATCTTTGGCAATATTAGTGTTGTACCTCCATGGAAGGTCCAAAAAGGCTCCTACTGAGAAACATAAACTTCCCCCAGGGTCTATGGGATGGCCACTCATAGGAGAGAATATCCAGTTCCTTCTCTCTACTATGTCAGACCATTTTCCAAGATCTTTCATCAATTCAAGACAGCTTCGGTAAGTTTATCATGCAGGTATTTACATAATATGTTTAGGTGTTTTGTGCCCACGAAAATTTGTATTGGTCTCATACTGATACTTATATAAACAGAATATTTGTAAACAATTTACAATGCATATAAAAAAGCTTTGTAAAACCCTACCATAGAGTGAAACCCTGATGCTCCAACCTATTAGTTTAGTTTGATTACTGACAAAGTTTTGTCAAAATCGTTTTCAGATATGGTGACATCTTCTCCTCTAACCTGTTTGGAAGGAGGGTTATTATATCTGTGAATCCAGAGTTCAACAGATTTGTGTTGCAAAATGAGGGAAGGTTGTTTCAAACTTCCAATACTCAGGGGTTCATTGATATAACTGGGAAATATGGTCTACTTGCTCTCCGTGGAGATCTTCAGAGAAAGATTCATGGAATAACTGTTAATTTACTCAACCATGAAAATCTACGTTCCCATCTGATGGATAACATTGAAAATCTATTGATAAATGCAATGTCTGAGTGGGATGGAAAGAAGATCAAGTTACAAGATGAGTGTCATCAGGCAAGTGTAGATTTTCCTCTCATTTATTTTTAGCAGCCTTTTATCCCTCTTTTTTCAGCTAGAAGGTGTTATCATTTATATGAAGTAAATGCGATTTAAGCTGCTACTTGTTGATCCAACCTAAAGAGTTGGTTACTGAAATTTTTTCTAGGAGTCTATTAGTTCAGGGCATTCGTTGAGCAGAGTCCTAAACAGCCTTATGTCGTAAATTAATCACTTTAATCTAGAAGAGTGATGACCTGTTGGCGTTTAGGTGTGCATTTACCTCGAGAATAAATTATCCCAATATGATACAAAAGCTTTGCCCCTATTACTCTTTCTTTAAATTTATGTTGATTCTTAGCTGTTTGGAAGGTAATTACTGCACATTATAAAACCTTTGTTTGATGAACTGGAAAGAGATTTAAGTGAAATCAACACAGTATCATGAAATTAAGACAAGTAGATTGCAATGTCTAGCAGACAATGTTATAGTGTGATGGTTGAATTTTAGTATTGTAGTTTTTGTCACAATGGTTCAAATTCTTATAAGAATGTTATTGCTATATGTTCATGTTGAAGATGAGCTCCCTTGCCTCTGACCCTACTGATTTGTAactgaaatcaaaagaaaaaaagtagACTGCAATGTCAAATAGTTAACCACTTCTGAAAATAGTGCGAACTAGTAGCAAGAGACACTATATAAATTGCAGAAATTCAGTTACAGGATAGCAGTAAAGCATATTACAATGTAGAAGAGAGAGCATTCAGTTTTTCAATAGCTTCGACTCCTCATCCAGAAACTTCAGATAATCCATTAAAGCCATATCCATCTCATCAAGACATTTTTGCagtcttcctcctttggcttcaaaTTCTTTTGCTAAAAACCACATAGATAGTACTCCTCTTCCTTTTTAGGTTTTCAAACAGCCCAGAAAAGATCTAAGATTTTATCATTTATACAATTCAATAGATTGTTTGGAGTTGCTATGCTCCAAAGTACTCTGGCTTCCATCAGTTACTTTTCTCGCTGTCCCTaaattattttcctttcttttgtaTTTCAAAATGTTCTGTTTATAATGGTTAAATAGTAAACAAGAATTTttttatgatattgctattagtATTCAATTGTGTAGTTCTCGAGTCAAACTCAACGACTCATGTTTCAGGAGTAGTGATTCACAAGAACCCATGTCTCATGAAAATGAATGGTAcacttaacactcattgcatctaggtgatgcttacAAAGGTGAAGCTTTGggccttcccgggaggtcacccatcccagtactactctaACTCAAACATGCTGAAAAGTTGTGAACCCCTACTCATGAAACataggtcaatgagtttgactcaaaaactatacAGTTGAATCCTGATAATAATATCATAATTTGAATAGGTTCCATCGCCCTTTGCAGAAGATTTCTAGAGAGGGTCACTCCTCTTGGTGTTTTCAAAATCAATATCTTCAAGAGGTAACCCAGGACATGCTGGTAGTGGTTGTGTGGGGCAAGATAGTTCCAGACAGGTCCAGTTTCTTTTTCCTATCTACAAGGGTTTTCATGTTAACAATTATATGGAGGCTCTCGCTATTTTGACGGCGGTGGAGTGTTGTTGTCCTCTTCGGTGGCCACAGATAGTTGTTGAATCTGATTCCCAGATTGTGCTGTCTTTATTGAACCAACCAAATTTTGAGGGTGTTAGTTGGCAGCTTCAGATGATTATTCGTCGGATTGTTTCTTTTTGTGACTTCTTTGAGTCAGACACTTTCTCTCATATTCTCAGGGAATGGAATGGTGTGGCTGACTGTCTTGTCAAATGGGCTTCTGACTTTATGGAGGATTGGTCTATTGAGGATAGGAGGCAACTCTCTCCGGAGTTGTCTCAGGTGCTGGATCAACTTGTTAATCATGATAAGTCTTCGTAGTTTTCCTTTGTTGGATGGTTTACCTTCTTTTGATATATTTCTTGtctgttttgaataaatttttacccctttttattgattcaatatcataatttgacttattGTACTTCTTAAAAAAAATTCTCACCCGATTAATTTAGCTGTAACATTCGAGTGATTACTTTACATGGTTTTGATTGGCACTGATTGATGTGGGGGGCAGATAATTTTGAACCTCATGGCAAAGCAGTTGCTGGATTTATCCCCTTCCAAAGAAACAGAAGAGATTGCAAGGCAGTTTGACAACTTTTCAGCAGCAGTTGTGTGTCTTCCCCTTCGAATTCCTGGTTCAACATTTTACAGAGGACTTCAGGTTAACAAGCACCCAATCCCATAGCATTACATGGAAGTCAGAACATTACatattttcaaatttgcaattattATTGTTCACACTTTTTTATACAGGCCAGGAAATATCTGCTAAACAAGATATACGAGATTATGGGAGAGAGAAGGAAACACCCTGAAGTAGTTCACAATGACCTATTGTCAAAATTCCTAAAGGAGGATCCTCCTCTTCCTGATGAATTTGTGGTGGATACTCTTCTGTTTCTGCTCTTTGCAGGCCATGAAACTGTTTCCCGCTCCATGGCAATGAGTATAAAGTTTCTTACAGACTGTCCTCAAGCGTTGAAACAACTCCAAGTGGGTATTTTCTGTAGCTTCAATATTCAGTGAAGGTTTGGTTTAAATGTGCATTTTAAATTTTAACAATTGTTCATCTGAAATTACACTGAAAAGTGAATTATATTAAAGAAGCTAATGAAATTTCAAATAACACACTTAAACAAATCAAATCAAAGCTTAATGTatattgttattttatgtttttttgttttctttttagttTCTTTTGTTTTTGCTGCCTGTTGAACTGGGAATGACAATTGGATTTGTGCTTGCAGGATGAGCACGATCAAATTCTGAAATCGAATGGCAATAAAAAATTAAGTTGGGATTCCTATAAATCAATGAAATTCACTCAAAACGTAAGCACAATTcaaaattaattttgtttttttaacacCCAAATCAGCtattagaaaaagaaagaaagggtATTAGAAACTTACAGCGAAATTTACCGTGCATAGGTTATAAATGAGGTTCTTCGTATGGCAAACGTTGCACCATTTTTGTTCAGAGAAGCTACTCAAGACATTGATACAAAAGGCAAGTAATATTTCAGGGCAGCCATTATAATTCAAATTAAGTTAGTATTCCGTGCCCTGTTTTGATGGGAACTTCTGTATTTTTTAGGTTATCAAATTCCAAAAGGACAGACTATCCTAGTCTTTATGTCTGGAGTGCACACGGACGAGAATAATTATGCTGCGGCCTTCGAGTTTAATCCATGGCGCTGGGAATCATGCGACAATGTATGGAAAATTTGTCCTCTGTAAATTGGTTTCAGGAAATTTTAATCAATTTTTCAATTAAGGTTTGTGTTACAAACATTGCAGGGAGTTTCAAATAATCCCCTGTTTGCCCCATTTGGAGGAGGTGGGAGACTCTGCCCAGGATATAATTTGGCTAGGCTTGAGCTGTCGCTCTTCTTACACCATTTCGTTACTAAATTCAGGTGCTTGTTGCCGACAAAACTCCTTACCATATTCTAATTTTGTAGGCATATTTTCGAGGATTGTTTTTATGAATTTTCTTCTAAGTAATTTAAGGTTATTGCTAATTTTAGTATTTTAAGTTTGTAAATGATACATTCaattttgacgattttttttgttatctttgtaTGTGACTTAAAAGCTTAAAGCTATTGTTTCAACTTCTAAATAGTTAAAAAGAATGCTAGATGATTTGTTATATGCACAAAAAGTTTAGAGGTGTCACTCGATCATGCAAATTTGTACGCTTCACTGTGTTGCAACACCACACCCGACAGGAAAGACGTATTGTGGTGGGCACAACCTCCACATTAGTAGCTGCCCTACCCTCCCCTACCTCATCCTCCTCTATGAACACATGATTGAAAAAAGACCACATAATAAATAAAACTAGAAACTAGAATATAATTAGTAGTATTCCAAGCATTGGGACAATTATCTGAGATATATCTGAAATTCCTATGGTAGGGTTATACATTCATTAACGAATATTTCTTTCTATAAAGAAAATTTTACTTTTTTGTCACTCAATCTAGTTGATATGTGATTAGGACAATCAAATCATGAGATGAAAAAATAGAAATTTAGAAATTGATAAGTCTAATAAATTTGTTGATAAGGAAAATTGGATACACCACTAGGCTCAAgagatattgatttttttttagctTAGGTATAAGTATAAGCACAACCAACATAAGGTGAAACATACGATTCACATAAGTGATTGAGTGTGCATCTACTCGAAAAAGTTGTGGAAAAAAGGGCTTAAACATAGAAGCTAAAGTCATTAAGCTATGATTGCTTCATAATTATATATAGAGGTAAAATATTTTACATTTAGATTTACATAAGTGCATGGTGATCTTCTCAATGTTTATTGTTGACAAGTTGAGCTCGTTCAACCCATCTGTGttatatgatgagatgaggatctGTTTTTCCATTATTTTATGTTTTGCACTTAAATATATGGACGAGCTAGAAAATGTTGTCACCCTTGATTAGAAGGCAAGACAGACCAAGCATGGTGTGATATGAATTAAGACTTTGTGTTAAAATACCTAGTAAGAAACCTATAGTATTGTAAGAGAATAGGCAAAGACTACATAATAGAAAACTCATAAAGATATGTATACCATTGCAAAGCtactttattattctaaaatttgaATTTATAAACTTTTGCATAAAATATCAACTGTCACCCCACCCCTTAGAATTTGAAATGAATAGTTTGATGTGGATAAATAActaacaaaatagaaaaaaaaattaaaaatatatattgaatTTGTTACCCAACTTGGTGAGGTCAGAACTCATAGCTCATTGGGAAATATTTGGACTTCTTTATATCATTGGAAACATCTCCAAAGATCTACTTTGATTTTCTTAAAATGAAGCCTACAAAAACCTTTCCAGCAAATTGTTGCAACTTCTTAGGGCGATTTCTACTCCAAAAATGTGATttattgaaatataaaaaatacccaaaaaaatagTTTTGATCTTTTCCATTATTGGCTATGTGCATGTCACCCAAGTTCTCCTAGATTGAAACAAAGAtcattcaccgccccccccccccccgcccccagAAATCCAATGGGGCCTCCGTAGAAGAAAAATTGTGCTTTGATTCATTCCCTAGTCAAGCCCTTGCTTTGGTGAGAGAACTAACCAATGTTAACCATGCAATAGAGAGGAATCTTTTGTTCCTTGAGTTTATTAATAATAACCTTAGTAACTTTAATGAAAAAATAGTCTCTAGATTCAATTTTGTGCTCAACAATCTTTTTGATGATGGTGTATGAGAAATACCAAAGAGGATGAATCTTCTtgttttgtcattgaagtcaatcTTTTTGTAGATAAATCCATAAATTGTTTCCAACAAAAGTTGACGAGGGGCTCTAAAgttgatcatgtcctaattaaaTACTTTCAATTGATGTGCTCCAATATTTCATTAACTTGTTATTAGATGCGCCAAATCCTATCAATATACTTTATTTCTTTATCTACCCCTTTTTCAAAATGTggtgaaaaatcaatttaaattacTAGTAATGCTATATCTGTGGGAGCCAAGGGTTGATACCCAAGAGAAACCTCATATGGATTGTGCCTCATGGAGCTATGGAGTTCCTGATTGTAGTTGTATTGGACGTATGGTAGACTCTTGTCCTATGTGAGTATTCTTTGAATGATACATTCATAGATTGTGAATGATAATTCAATTCACCACCTCTGTTTGTCCATACTTGACATTCATCTTAACCCATAATGATGACCAAAATTTTCTAATGAATATACTATCCTTGTTAGAGATGGTGTTATGTGGCAAACTAAAATAGATCCAAACATCCTCAAAGAATAGCTTAGTAATTTCTTTTATGGAGATCCCCTTCTTACAAGCTACTGTAATAGCCATTGTTTAAAACTTATCTATCACCACATACACACAGCCATGTCTCCATTTGGTAGTAGAGAGGGCCATACATAAAATCCATTGAATTTGAGTGAAAAGGTTATCAAGGATAGGAAAGGGTATATACAATCCCATTTTGTAGTTTGCAGGGTTTGTAATGGCGTAAGCCGCATAGAATCAAATATATGAAGTGATATCATGATTCATGATTGATTAGTTTGAACATGATAAGTTACTTAATAAGGCCATCTAGATATCAAGAGAGTATGTGGAAAGAGGTTCCCATACTCTATTTATTCTCGAATCTTTTAGGGACTATTATTGAGTAAACTAGTTTTGTTTTTTGATTATTTCCTTGACTCAACCAATATGTAATGATATTAACTTATAGTAGCAATGGAAATCACCAAGAAATGAGTTGTTTCATTTATGTTTGGGAGGTTTATCTACCTTTTTATGGTATGAGGTTTGAGTTTTTTGAGTGTTTTTAGCCTACGGAGTGCAAAAAGGgaaaatgatagaaaaaatgaAAGTACATAAAGCcattatgattaaatggaaaatggGAAATAGGATTAATAATGCATATAGAACTAAATAGAACATTAGATTTTAATCCACAAATGCATCTCTTTTTTTTATAtgcaatttataaataaaaaattcaaaagacCTTATCAATGGTCACTATAAGAGTTGTGGTAAGAGAGATCTTGATAATAAAAGATTTTTTTGTATATGCTTATAGTTTTTAAATGTAATTGACTATTTTTATCCTAGATACTTTTTTctgtttctttttgtatttttgtttcaaaaactaaatGATTTTTTGTGTGTTTTATCTCCATTTTTAATTGATTGATTATAGCTAGAATTCAAGCTCCCCTTCCCTTATAAGCTTccaattttttgagattttttcagcaAAAATTACATATTTTCCATATCACTCTCAATATGAAGAAAATAATaggatttgaaatttttacatCCAACCTTGAAGTGTATGCTCAAACCTCTCCCTTTTTCTAGCTAATTCATGAGAATAATATTACAAAATGGTAGTGTATTGTGTAAGTATTAACTCACATCATTATTTCCAACTCTCATTATATCTAGGTTATGGTCATGTTCTAAAATGATATAAGATATTCAACATAACATTTTTTATGCAAATAAGAGACATCAAGGATAAAACATAAAGAGTTAGTATAAGGAGGTTGATTTGCAACGAACAAGtggtagagaaagagagagaatcaaAAGGAGTGGAAGACATATCTAGCTAGACAAGAGAGCCACCTTAGGAAGAtataaaacaattgaagagatggaaattttttaaatTAGAGACAAGGTCTTATTCTCAAGGCTACATTTCTAGTTATTTCATAGTGGTTAAAATAAACAAACTTGTTTTCTTTTGTGATTATTCATAGTGCTAACACTAAAAATGTCCATTAAATTTCACTTCTTGGAGGAATACTGATGTAGTCAAGATTGGGGGTCTTATCAAACT contains:
- the LOC131041122 gene encoding cytochrome P450 720B2, which translates into the protein MKIWFFLGGWTKGNISTSEILCIQHLYREKDMAVIEDFAVHFLTAILSLAILVLYLHGRSKKAPTEKHKLPPGSMGWPLIGENIQFLLSTMSDHFPRSFINSRQLRYGDIFSSNLFGRRVIISVNPEFNRFVLQNEGRLFQTSNTQGFIDITGKYGLLALRGDLQRKIHGITVNLLNHENLRSHLMDNIENLLINAMSEWDGKKIKLQDECHQIILNLMAKQLLDLSPSKETEEIARQFDNFSAAVVCLPLRIPGSTFYRGLQARKYLLNKIYEIMGERRKHPEVVHNDLLSKFLKEDPPLPDEFVVDTLLFLLFAGHETVSRSMAMSIKFLTDCPQALKQLQDEHDQILKSNGNKKLSWDSYKSMKFTQNVINEVLRMANVAPFLFREATQDIDTKGYQIPKGQTILVFMSGVHTDENNYAAAFEFNPWRWESCDNGVSNNPLFAPFGGGGRLCPGYNLARLELSLFLHHFVTKFRWKVHVNDKISNLPFPHMVKGLPLQLYSRD